One Helicobacter pylori NCTC 11637 = CCUG 17874 = ATCC 43504 = JCM 12093 genomic window, ACTCATGCATCTCTTTTGAAGTCCAAGAATGCGACGGCGTGTCCTTATAATTCCCCTCTTCCATTTGCACAAACAAATCAATCCTGTCCAAAAAAGGCTCGCTCAAGCGGTTTTTATACTGCGTGATTTCTCTATCTTGGCAACGGCATGCTTTGGTCGCGCTGAGTAAATTCCCGCACAAGCAAGGGTTTTGAGCCCCTACAAATAAAAAAGAGGTTTCGTATTCAATCTTGCTGTGCACTCTTGAGATCACCAATTTATTGTTTTCTAAAGGCTCTCTTAAGGCTTCCAAAATATCCTTTTTAAAATGAGGCAATTCATCAAAAAAAAGCATGCCGTTATGCGCTAGCGCGATTTCGCCAGGTTTTGGCTCTTTTAAAGAGCTTGAGCCTAAAATGCTGGATTTTGAAGCGCTTTGGTGAGGGTTTCTAAAACTCCTTAAAGGGTAATAGGCGCTGTCTTGCTCGCTTAAAATGCGTAATTTTGTCGCTTCTAGGATTTCATTCAGGCTCAATGGAGGCAAGATATAACGCATGCGATTAATGATCATGCTTTTCCCACACCCTGGACTTCCCTCTAAAATCAAGTTATGAAACCCAGCGCTAGCGATCAAAGCGGCCTCTTTAGCGACAGCTTGCCCCTTAACTTCTTTAAAATCTAAGGCATAGGCGTCTGAAAAATAATACTCTTTATCGTTCAATTCTATCGTTTTAAAGGGTAGTTTTTTCGTGTGGGTGTCTGCTTTGATTTCAGGGTTTTGCAAGATTTCTAAAGCTTCTTTAAAATGCTCCACAAAAAAGCATTGCAAATTAGGGATAAGCGAAAAAAGCTCTTCATTAGCCTTAGGCGCAATGACTTTAGCATGGGGGTGCTTAATGGCAATGTCTAAAAGCATGGGGAAAATGTTAGGATTGGGTTTGATCTTGCCATCAAGCCCTAACTCCCCAAAAGCAAACCACTCTTTAAAAGCCAACTCTTGTTTTTGCAAAGCGATTAAAAGAGCGATAGGCAAATCAAAATGGCTCCCGGATTTAGGCAAATCTGAGGGGGAAAGGTTGATGGTGATTTTTAAAGGCGGGAAAGTGAAATCGTTATTTTGTAAAGCCGATTGGACCCGCTGCTTGGCTTCTTGGATAGAGCTATTAGCCAATCCTGAAATCACAAACGCCGGCAAAGCCCTTGTGAAAGTCGCTT contains:
- a CDS encoding YifB family Mg chelatase-like AAA ATPase, whose product is MINTIFCATMQRGVAEIVAVEATFTRALPAFVISGLANSSIQEAKQRVQSALQNNDFTFPPLKITINLSPSDLPKSGSHFDLPIALLIALQKQELAFKEWFAFGELGLDGKIKPNPNIFPMLLDIAIKHPHAKVIAPKANEELFSLIPNLQCFFVEHFKEALEILQNPEIKADTHTKKLPFKTIELNDKEYYFSDAYALDFKEVKGQAVAKEAALIASAGFHNLILEGSPGCGKSMIINRMRYILPPLSLNEILEATKLRILSEQDSAYYPLRSFRNPHQSASKSSILGSSSLKEPKPGEIALAHNGMLFFDELPHFKKDILEALREPLENNKLVISRVHSKIEYETSFLFVGAQNPCLCGNLLSATKACRCQDREITQYKNRLSEPFLDRIDLFVQMEEGNYKDTPSHSWTSKEMHELVLLAFKQQKLRKQSAFNGKLNEEQIERFCPLNAEAKKLLEQAVERFNLSMRSVNKVKKVARTIADLNACENIEKSHMLKALSFRKIS